A single genomic interval of Flavobacteriales bacterium harbors:
- a CDS encoding F0F1 ATP synthase subunit alpha, which translates to MAEVKPAEVSAILKQELAGFRSEAELEEVGTVLQVGDGIARIYGLKGVQSGELIEFTSGLRGIVLNLEEDNVGAVLLGPSVGIKEGDTVKRTKRIASIRVGEQMVGRVVNTLGEPIDGKGPIGGELFEMPLERRAPGVIFREPVKEPLQTGIKAVDAMIPIGRGQRELIIGDRQTGKSTVAIDTIINQKEFFEAGKPVYCIYVAIGQKGSTVAGTVKTLEENGAMAYTTVVAANASDPAPMQFYAPFTGAAIGEYFRDTGRPALIVYDDLSKQAVAYREVSLLLRRPPGREAYPGDVFYLHSRLLERAAKITGDNKVAAQMNDLPESLKDKVKGGGSLTALPIIETQAGDVSAYIPTNVISITDGQIFLESNLFLSGVRPAINVGISVSRVGGNAQIKSMKKVAGTLKLDQAQYRELEAFSKFGSDLDAATKAVLDKGARNVEILKQGQNSPMRVEEQIAIIYCGTKGLLSKVPVKNVKQFEAEFITMLRNKHSDVLAALKKGDYNDQITGTLEKVAADLVKSLDN; encoded by the coding sequence ATGGCCGAAGTGAAACCCGCCGAAGTGTCGGCGATCCTCAAGCAAGAACTCGCCGGCTTCCGCTCGGAGGCCGAGCTCGAAGAGGTCGGTACCGTCCTGCAGGTCGGCGACGGCATCGCGCGCATCTACGGACTGAAGGGCGTGCAGAGCGGTGAGCTCATCGAGTTCACCAGCGGGCTGCGCGGCATCGTGCTCAACCTGGAGGAGGACAACGTCGGCGCCGTGCTGCTCGGTCCGAGCGTGGGCATCAAGGAGGGCGACACCGTGAAGCGCACCAAGCGCATCGCCAGCATCCGCGTGGGCGAGCAGATGGTGGGCCGCGTGGTGAACACCCTGGGCGAACCCATCGATGGCAAGGGGCCCATCGGAGGCGAACTGTTCGAGATGCCCCTGGAGCGCCGCGCCCCGGGTGTCATCTTCCGCGAGCCCGTGAAGGAGCCGCTGCAGACGGGCATCAAGGCCGTGGACGCCATGATCCCCATCGGCCGCGGCCAGCGCGAACTGATCATCGGCGACCGCCAGACCGGCAAGAGCACCGTGGCGATCGACACGATCATCAACCAGAAGGAGTTCTTCGAGGCGGGCAAGCCGGTGTACTGCATCTACGTGGCCATCGGCCAGAAGGGCAGCACCGTGGCGGGCACCGTGAAGACCCTGGAGGAGAACGGGGCCATGGCCTACACCACCGTGGTGGCCGCCAACGCCAGCGACCCGGCCCCGATGCAGTTCTACGCGCCCTTCACCGGTGCCGCGATCGGCGAGTACTTCCGCGATACCGGCCGCCCGGCGCTGATCGTGTACGATGACCTCTCCAAGCAGGCCGTGGCCTACCGCGAGGTGTCGCTGCTGCTGCGCCGCCCGCCCGGCCGTGAGGCCTACCCGGGCGACGTGTTCTACCTGCACAGCCGCCTCCTGGAACGCGCGGCCAAGATCACGGGTGACAACAAGGTGGCCGCCCAAATGAACGACCTGCCCGAAAGCCTCAAGGACAAAGTGAAGGGCGGTGGATCGCTCACCGCGCTGCCGATCATCGAGACGCAGGCCGGCGACGTGTCCGCCTACATCCCCACCAACGTGATCTCCATCACCGACGGGCAGATCTTCCTGGAGAGCAACCTCTTCCTGAGCGGTGTGCGCCCCGCCATCAACGTGGGCATCAGCGTGAGCCGCGTGGGCGGCAACGCGCAGATCAAGAGCATGAAGAAGGTGGCCGGTACGCTGAAGCTCGATCAGGCCCAGTACCGTGAGCTGGAGGCCTTCAGCAAATTCGGTTCGGACCTCGACGCCGCCACCAAGGCCGTGCTCGACAAGGGCGCGCGCAACGTGGAGATCCTCAAGCAGGGCCAGAACAGCCCCATGCGCGTGGAGGAGCAGATCGCCATCATCTACTGCGGCACCAAGGGCCTGCTGAGCAAGGTGCCGGTGAAGAACGTGAAGCAGTTCGAGGCCGAGTTCATCACCATGCTGCGCAACAAGCACAGCGACGTGCTGGCCGCGCTGAAGAAGGGGGATTACAACGACCAGATCACCGGCACGCTGGAGAAGGTGGCCGCCGACCTGGTGAAGAGCCTGGACAATTAA
- the atpG gene encoding ATP synthase F1 subunit gamma, translated as MPSLKEVRSRIVSVNSTKQITAAMKMVSAAKLRRAQDAILRMRPYAEKLQAILGNVSATLDASEGRYAQQREVKRTLLVAITSNRGLAGAFNTQVTRVVRRLANEAGHEVHVLCVGKKALDAFRRTPMNRPELPQDLAGLFDGLRFDKVAPVAELLMERFTDGTYDRVVLVYNRFKNAATQVVTTEQFLPVLPTAAPADAKASTGEYIMEPDRRTIVEEIIPKSLKIQLYKALLDSFAAEHGARMTAMHKATDNADALLKDLKLSYNKARQAAITGEILEIVGGAEALKG; from the coding sequence ATGCCCAGCCTGAAGGAGGTACGCAGCCGGATCGTCTCGGTGAACAGCACCAAGCAGATCACCGCCGCCATGAAGATGGTGAGCGCGGCGAAGCTGCGTCGGGCGCAGGACGCCATCCTCCGCATGCGGCCCTATGCCGAGAAGCTGCAGGCCATCCTGGGCAACGTGAGCGCCACGTTGGATGCGAGCGAAGGCCGTTACGCCCAGCAGCGCGAAGTGAAGCGGACACTGCTGGTGGCCATCACCAGCAACCGCGGCCTGGCCGGCGCCTTCAACACGCAGGTCACGCGCGTGGTGCGCCGGCTGGCCAATGAGGCCGGGCACGAGGTGCACGTGCTGTGCGTGGGCAAGAAGGCCCTCGATGCCTTCCGCCGCACGCCGATGAACCGGCCCGAGCTGCCACAGGACCTCGCCGGCCTGTTCGATGGCCTGAGATTCGACAAGGTCGCCCCCGTGGCCGAGCTGCTGATGGAGCGCTTCACCGACGGCACCTACGACAGGGTCGTTCTGGTCTACAACCGCTTCAAGAACGCCGCCACCCAGGTGGTCACCACCGAGCAGTTCCTGCCGGTGCTGCCCACGGCCGCGCCCGCGGATGCGAAGGCCTCCACCGGCGAGTACATCATGGAGCCCGACCGGCGCACCATCGTGGAGGAGATCATTCCCAAGAGCCTGAAGATCCAGCTCTACAAGGCCCTGCTGGACAGCTTCGCCGCCGAGCACGGCGCGCGCATGACGGCCATGCACAAGGCCACCGACAACGCCGATGCGCTGCTGAAGGACCTCAAGCTGTCCTACAACAAGGCCCGCCAGGCGGCGATCACCGGCGAGATCCTGGAGATCGTGGGAGGAGCGGAAGCGCTGAAGGGCTGA
- a CDS encoding T9SS type A sorting domain-containing protein, producing the protein MLIALLLSMWSRDAPAQLVWTYFNRDIIVNDPAGSTGLDVDRDTLPDASVSCRTWFTPVHQGCCWNYWRGFGSPNDSLLFAHHHQDSSFTAPCTQVFFVEGDSISDTYHWQGSAPFYMAGPEGSSGWACSSPSLGYDHLLFKIKRGDRDCLGWIRFGPSQSGCMRILESAFDSTCAAGLVIRRAPPKPPRSIITFPNPATDHVWIKDLSNASMEGMEVSLWDMNGKLIQRSRSGPGAELRIDLLAGQGVYLLQWEYGADTQRTKLLVLAP; encoded by the coding sequence ATGCTGATCGCACTGCTCTTATCCATGTGGTCCCGTGACGCTCCGGCCCAATTGGTCTGGACCTACTTCAACAGGGACATCATCGTCAATGATCCAGCTGGTTCCACCGGCCTCGATGTGGACCGGGACACACTACCGGACGCCTCTGTTTCCTGCAGAACGTGGTTCACCCCGGTTCATCAGGGTTGTTGTTGGAATTATTGGCGCGGCTTCGGGAGTCCGAACGACAGCTTGCTGTTCGCCCACCACCATCAGGACTCCTCCTTCACGGCGCCATGCACCCAGGTCTTCTTCGTGGAGGGGGACAGCATCAGTGACACGTACCACTGGCAAGGATCCGCCCCCTTCTACATGGCTGGTCCGGAGGGTAGCTCCGGTTGGGCCTGTTCGTCGCCATCGCTGGGGTATGATCACCTCCTGTTCAAGATCAAGCGCGGGGACCGGGATTGTCTGGGGTGGATCAGGTTCGGACCGTCGCAGAGCGGATGCATGCGGATCTTGGAGAGCGCTTTTGATTCAACCTGTGCGGCAGGACTTGTGATCCGACGGGCGCCTCCGAAGCCTCCCCGCTCGATCATCACGTTTCCGAACCCTGCGACCGACCATGTATGGATCAAGGACCTTTCCAATGCATCCATGGAAGGCATGGAGGTGAGCCTTTGGGATATGAACGGCAAGTTGATCCAGAGGAGCAGATCGGGGCCCGGTGCGGAACTGCGGATCGATCTGCTCGCGGGTCAGGGTGTGTACCTTCTTCAGTGGGAATATGGTGCGGATACACAGCGCACGAAGCTGCTGGTCCTGGCGCCCTGA
- a CDS encoding T9SS type A sorting domain-containing protein, whose amino-acid sequence MLVARVNAQTGPGGVGTAANNVLWLSADAGVNTTGAAVNSWNDRSGNNNHAAYQAGQPAQRPSLVASSQNGYPSIDFDGVDDELLVNDAASLDLNGWDFFLVNAVDAAKNNNAWFTKSTSTTCNYGWWSTSTNAMQMPIYDIFTLFNAPSTVANVTGAAFTLEQYTNNVFFGLFPSRTVYRNGVSIYTDLNLLQLPQHNNQPLRIGNAAGATGWNLDGDIAELVLFNSRVNSAQRVIISNYLAAKYGLVLGANEVYRMDNAASGDYDHEVAGIGRIDAGNQHTSARGSSIVHIHSPSNLGNNEFLMWGHNNDILGTWGSVDLPAGIQGRWFRVWRVSELSPTGAVVDVGSVTMDFDLNAFSPIVAADIRLLVDTDNDGVFADETPIGPPTAIGGGIYRFSGITQLADQRRFTLGTLNTTSTPLPVELIAFEAEAHDPEGIALTWSTATERNNAQFDILRSTDAASWQVLARVEGAGDSQEQHDYLWWDTRPVTGINYYRLRQTDHDGNATDLPVRTAWWSTGAGPVVFPNPTDGAVEVLVRDDTPVVVVVLDPLGRVVLQRTAPGAGRLGMDLGGLRDGTYTLRCVQGERMSVLRVVLQR is encoded by the coding sequence ATGTTGGTCGCCCGTGTCAACGCGCAGACCGGTCCGGGCGGGGTCGGCACCGCGGCCAACAACGTGCTATGGCTGAGCGCCGATGCGGGCGTGAACACCACCGGGGCCGCGGTGAACAGCTGGAACGACCGCTCGGGCAATAACAACCACGCGGCCTATCAGGCGGGGCAGCCTGCGCAGCGTCCTTCCTTGGTCGCATCCTCGCAGAACGGGTATCCAAGCATCGACTTCGACGGGGTGGATGATGAGCTGCTGGTGAACGATGCGGCCTCGCTCGATCTGAACGGCTGGGACTTCTTCCTGGTGAACGCCGTGGACGCCGCCAAGAACAACAACGCCTGGTTCACCAAGAGCACGAGCACCACATGCAATTACGGCTGGTGGAGCACCTCCACCAATGCGATGCAGATGCCGATCTACGACATCTTCACGCTGTTCAATGCCCCCTCCACCGTGGCCAACGTCACCGGTGCGGCCTTCACGCTGGAGCAATACACCAACAATGTGTTCTTCGGGCTCTTCCCCTCGCGCACCGTGTACCGCAACGGCGTCAGCATCTACACGGACCTGAACCTGCTGCAGCTGCCGCAGCACAACAACCAGCCGTTGCGGATCGGCAACGCGGCGGGAGCGACGGGATGGAACCTGGACGGTGATATCGCGGAGCTGGTGCTGTTCAACAGCCGGGTGAACAGCGCCCAGCGCGTCATCATCAGCAACTACCTGGCCGCCAAGTACGGCCTGGTCCTGGGTGCGAATGAAGTGTACCGGATGGACAATGCGGCCTCCGGCGACTACGACCATGAGGTGGCCGGTATCGGCCGCATCGACGCCGGCAACCAGCACACCAGCGCGCGCGGGAGCAGCATCGTGCACATCCATTCCCCGAGCAACCTGGGCAACAACGAATTCCTGATGTGGGGCCACAACAACGACATCCTGGGCACCTGGGGGTCGGTGGACCTGCCGGCCGGGATCCAGGGGCGGTGGTTCCGCGTGTGGCGGGTGAGCGAACTGAGCCCCACGGGCGCTGTTGTGGACGTGGGCAGCGTGACCATGGACTTCGACCTGAACGCCTTCAGCCCCATCGTGGCCGCCGACATCCGGTTGCTGGTGGACACGGACAACGACGGGGTGTTCGCGGACGAGACCCCCATCGGCCCTCCGACCGCCATCGGCGGCGGCATCTACCGGTTCAGTGGCATCACCCAGCTGGCGGACCAACGCCGCTTCACGCTGGGCACGCTCAACACCACGTCCACACCGCTGCCTGTGGAACTGATCGCGTTCGAGGCCGAGGCACACGACCCGGAAGGCATCGCCCTCACCTGGAGCACGGCCACCGAACGCAACAACGCACAGTTCGACATCCTGCGGTCCACGGACGCGGCCAGCTGGCAGGTTCTGGCCCGTGTGGAGGGTGCGGGTGACAGCCAGGAGCAACACGACTACCTGTGGTGGGACACGCGACCCGTGACCGGGATCAACTACTACCGGCTTCGGCAGACGGACCACGATGGCAACGCCACGGACCTTCCGGTGCGAACCGCGTGGTGGTCCACGGGTGCGGGACCGGTGGTCTTCCCCAACCCCACCGATGGCGCGGTGGAGGTGTTGGTCCGGGACGACACGCCCGTGGTGGTGGTGGTGCTTGACCCCCTCGGTCGCGTGGTCCTGCAGCGGACGGCCCCGGGCGCCGGGCGCCTGGGCATGGACCTGGGCGGACTTCGCGACGGCACCTACACGCTGCGCTGCGTGCAGGGCGAGCGGATGAGCGTGCTGCGGGTTGTGCTGCAGCGCTGA
- a CDS encoding GHKL domain-containing protein: MRRILLPLMAGLLLCLLPWWIPGPSEDSTLEHRAERLQRRITAADAELQAQVEQLAADIAHEPVERVAAARGSRLVELAEHHGIELYVLRNDRLVWWTGRSPAERSALAHNLAGHLRLPDGIYLHRSNTRADVEVHGLRQVWYAPPIENRYLERGFHPGLEAPAGVWAEAGPGVGPVIRDGREAVMFRAVAGGGGSQGEGWPLARSLAVVLGMILLVIAGRRLAVHIGRSHGAWAGTVAFLALLGALRWMGIAVGTLPDQGLFMLFDPGLYASSAWLRSLGDLLIQSILLLLAAVHVRDAFVRGHLPKGLRGRMAAMALAFGLLFLGDELATVVHSVVSDSRIELDLRHIESFDRYSLLALAAVALLFAAWCLLAELWSRLVRTHSFAQSLVGLALAFALLAAIRVLGPPQSLLEAIWALPLLLLALAVRHRRPGFTEAVLTLAVIAALNAQVIGDAVEAREERTRQAVAERLLTQEDPVVELLFREVAPALRTDPALYQLLTDTTTCTAADLDRTVRQERFTGYWERYDVRLFAYGTDGRPRCATDAALPTAGADPLTEGLRVLAAADMPDLHQGTDDAGRTYRHARLAVMPADTLEPAQLVLELHPRLVPEGLGFPELLLAGRDPLDQRVERYERGRYKSGQLVEQVGAGRLPVLWDSLRTVPDVRAYGDPARSLVVLRVPPTSWLDRATGFSYLFAFLSLMLAAAIVVRTLVRNQGLPVLTISGKVRLALVGFTLLGLVFFGLGARRLLERSYEERSTTALLEKTRSVHAELQRRLDGVGPLKGSTDAYLDHLLGRLSNVFFTDIHVYRRDGRLLSSSRPQLFNAGLLGRRMDPAAYLEMVLGGASAYVHDESLGKALHRTAYMPLRDDEGVLLGYLGLPSFADQAQQDRERASVLVAVVNLFVLLFALSIGVAVFISNWTTRPLDRLKESLARVALTGANVPLRYRGEDEVGRLVEVYNRKVEELRANAEKLARSERESAWREMARQVAHEIKNPLTPMKLSIQQFQRSWDPAAPDAREKLEKLSTGLVQQIDALSGVASAFSQFAQMPAARPEHLDLREVVRAAVEVFHATPGTSIVVHEAPELIVEADREHMLRVLNNLLKNAVQAIPEGREGRIEVSARSVDAHAVLEVRDNGDGIAHEVRERIFTPSFTTKSSGMGLGLALVKRMVEQAGGRVWFESEEGAGARFFVALPLLR; this comes from the coding sequence ATGCGCCGGATCCTCCTTCCGCTGATGGCCGGGCTGCTCCTGTGCCTGTTACCATGGTGGATCCCCGGACCATCGGAGGACAGCACGCTTGAACATCGGGCCGAACGTCTGCAGCGCCGCATCACCGCGGCCGATGCCGAATTGCAGGCGCAGGTGGAGCAGTTGGCCGCGGACATCGCGCACGAACCCGTGGAGCGCGTGGCGGCCGCACGAGGGTCGCGGTTGGTGGAGCTGGCCGAACACCATGGCATCGAGCTGTACGTCCTGCGGAACGACCGCCTCGTGTGGTGGACCGGCCGGTCCCCGGCGGAACGGAGCGCCCTGGCCCACAACCTGGCGGGCCACCTGCGCCTGCCGGACGGCATCTACCTGCATCGGTCCAACACCCGGGCCGACGTGGAGGTGCACGGCCTTCGGCAGGTGTGGTACGCCCCGCCCATCGAGAACCGCTACCTGGAACGCGGCTTCCATCCAGGACTTGAGGCACCGGCCGGCGTGTGGGCGGAGGCCGGTCCCGGTGTGGGGCCCGTGATCCGCGATGGACGGGAAGCGGTCATGTTCCGCGCGGTGGCCGGTGGAGGCGGATCGCAGGGCGAAGGTTGGCCCCTCGCCCGTTCCCTGGCGGTCGTCCTCGGCATGATCCTGCTGGTGATCGCCGGCCGGCGCCTGGCCGTGCACATCGGGCGATCGCACGGTGCCTGGGCCGGTACGGTCGCGTTCCTCGCCCTGTTGGGGGCGCTGCGGTGGATGGGCATCGCCGTGGGCACCCTGCCCGACCAGGGCCTGTTCATGCTCTTCGACCCGGGACTCTACGCCAGTTCGGCCTGGCTGCGCTCCCTGGGCGACCTACTGATACAGTCCATCCTGCTGCTGCTGGCCGCGGTGCATGTCCGCGATGCGTTCGTACGCGGGCACCTGCCGAAGGGCCTGCGTGGGCGCATGGCCGCGATGGCCCTGGCGTTCGGCCTGCTGTTCCTGGGCGATGAGCTTGCGACCGTGGTGCACAGCGTGGTGAGCGACAGCCGGATCGAACTGGACCTGCGTCACATCGAATCCTTCGACCGGTACAGCCTGCTGGCCCTGGCCGCGGTGGCCCTGTTGTTCGCTGCGTGGTGCCTGTTGGCCGAACTGTGGTCGCGCCTGGTCCGCACGCATTCCTTCGCGCAGAGCCTGGTGGGGCTGGCACTGGCCTTCGCCCTACTTGCCGCCATCCGCGTGCTGGGCCCGCCTCAGAGCCTGCTGGAGGCCATCTGGGCGCTGCCCCTGCTGCTGTTGGCCCTGGCGGTGCGGCATCGAAGGCCCGGGTTCACCGAGGCCGTGCTCACCCTGGCGGTCATCGCGGCGCTGAACGCCCAGGTGATCGGCGATGCGGTGGAGGCCCGCGAGGAACGGACCCGACAGGCGGTGGCCGAGCGGCTCCTCACCCAGGAGGATCCCGTGGTGGAACTGCTCTTCCGTGAGGTGGCCCCCGCCCTCCGCACCGATCCCGCCCTGTATCAGCTGCTCACCGACACGACGACCTGCACGGCGGCCGACCTCGACCGCACGGTCCGGCAGGAGCGCTTCACCGGCTATTGGGAGCGGTATGATGTGCGCCTGTTCGCCTACGGCACGGACGGGCGTCCGCGCTGTGCCACCGACGCCGCCCTGCCCACCGCGGGCGCCGACCCGTTGACCGAAGGGCTCCGGGTGCTCGCTGCTGCGGACATGCCCGACCTGCATCAGGGCACGGACGATGCCGGACGCACCTACCGCCACGCGCGCCTGGCCGTGATGCCGGCGGACACCTTGGAGCCGGCGCAACTGGTGCTGGAGCTCCACCCCCGCCTGGTGCCCGAGGGCCTGGGCTTCCCGGAGCTGCTCCTCGCCGGCCGCGATCCGCTGGACCAACGCGTGGAGCGCTACGAACGCGGCCGCTACAAGAGCGGTCAACTGGTGGAACAGGTGGGCGCGGGCCGCCTGCCGGTGCTGTGGGACAGCCTGCGCACGGTGCCCGATGTCCGCGCCTACGGCGATCCGGCCCGCTCCCTGGTCGTCCTGCGCGTTCCGCCCACGAGCTGGTTGGACCGCGCCACAGGGTTCAGCTACCTCTTCGCCTTCCTCAGCCTGATGCTGGCCGCGGCCATCGTGGTGCGCACACTGGTGCGCAACCAGGGACTTCCCGTGCTCACCATTTCCGGCAAGGTGCGCCTGGCCCTGGTGGGATTCACGCTGCTGGGGCTGGTCTTCTTCGGGCTCGGGGCGCGGCGCCTGCTCGAGCGCTCCTACGAGGAACGCAGCACCACCGCGCTGCTGGAGAAGACCCGCAGCGTACACGCCGAGCTGCAACGCCGATTGGACGGGGTGGGGCCCCTGAAGGGAAGCACCGACGCCTACCTGGACCACCTGCTCGGACGACTGAGCAATGTGTTCTTCACCGACATCCATGTGTACCGCCGCGACGGCCGGCTCCTGTCCTCCTCACGTCCGCAGCTCTTCAACGCGGGCCTGCTGGGCCGCCGCATGGACCCCGCCGCCTACCTGGAGATGGTGCTGGGCGGTGCGAGCGCGTATGTGCATGACGAATCCCTGGGCAAGGCGCTGCACCGCACGGCCTACATGCCGCTGCGCGACGATGAGGGCGTGCTGCTGGGCTATCTGGGTCTGCCCTCCTTCGCCGACCAGGCCCAGCAGGACCGCGAGCGCGCCTCGGTGCTGGTGGCGGTGGTGAACCTCTTCGTGCTGCTCTTCGCTCTGAGCATCGGTGTGGCCGTGTTCATCAGCAACTGGACCACACGCCCGCTGGACCGCCTGAAGGAAAGCCTGGCGCGCGTGGCCCTCACCGGGGCCAACGTACCCCTGCGCTACCGCGGCGAGGATGAGGTGGGCCGCCTGGTGGAGGTGTACAACCGCAAGGTGGAGGAGCTGCGCGCCAATGCCGAGAAGCTGGCGCGCAGTGAGCGCGAAAGCGCCTGGCGGGAGATGGCGCGGCAGGTGGCGCACGAGATCAAGAACCCGCTCACGCCCATGAAGCTCAGCATCCAGCAGTTCCAGCGCAGCTGGGACCCCGCGGCACCCGATGCCCGGGAGAAGCTCGAGAAGCTGAGCACCGGCCTGGTGCAGCAGATCGATGCCCTGAGCGGCGTGGCCAGCGCCTTCAGCCAGTTCGCGCAGATGCCCGCCGCCCGCCCCGAACACCTCGACCTGCGCGAGGTGGTCCGGGCCGCGGTGGAGGTCTTCCACGCCACCCCTGGCACCTCGATCGTGGTGCACGAGGCCCCCGAGCTCATCGTGGAGGCCGATCGCGAACACATGCTGCGTGTGCTGAACAACCTGTTGAAGAACGCCGTGCAGGCCATCCCCGAAGGGCGCGAAGGCCGGATCGAGGTGAGCGCCCGGAGCGTGGATGCTCACGCCGTGCTCGAGGTGCGCGACAACGGGGACGGCATCGCGCACGAGGTGCGCGAACGCATCTTCACCCCCAGCTTCACCACCAAGAGCAGCGGCATGGGCCTGGGCCTGGCCCTGGTGAAGCGCATGGTGGAGCAGGCCGGCGGCCGCGTGTGGTTCGAGAGCGAAGAAGGCGCCGGCGCCAGGTTCTTTGTGGCGCTGCCACTCCTGCGCTAG
- a CDS encoding enoyl-CoA hydratase/isomerase family protein, with product MSYTNLLVSDAEGIRTITINRPDQLNALNRATIDELDRALNEAEADRSVRVLIITGSGPKAFVAGADIKEFAHFSVEEGKALSADGHTKLFDHVERLNKPVIAAVNGFALGGGLELAMSCHFRVASDNAKLGLPEVGLGVIPGYGGTQRLARLVGKGKAMEMIFLGGAGMIKADEALQWGLVNHVVPQDQLLAKSNELAATIAKNSPTALGAAIRAVNAGYEPGANGLQREIEEFGKCFGTADFKEGTSAFMEKRKANFTGE from the coding sequence ATGAGCTACACCAACCTCCTGGTGTCCGATGCCGAAGGCATCCGCACCATCACCATCAACCGCCCCGACCAGCTCAACGCGCTCAACCGCGCCACCATCGACGAGCTGGACCGCGCGCTGAACGAGGCAGAGGCCGACCGCAGCGTGCGCGTGCTGATCATCACCGGCAGCGGCCCCAAGGCCTTCGTGGCAGGCGCCGACATCAAGGAGTTCGCGCACTTCAGCGTGGAAGAAGGCAAGGCTTTGAGCGCCGATGGTCACACCAAGCTCTTCGACCATGTGGAGCGTCTGAACAAGCCCGTGATCGCCGCGGTGAACGGCTTCGCCCTCGGCGGCGGACTGGAGCTGGCCATGAGCTGCCACTTCCGCGTGGCCAGCGACAACGCCAAGCTGGGCCTGCCCGAGGTGGGCCTCGGGGTGATCCCTGGCTACGGCGGCACGCAACGCCTGGCCCGCCTGGTGGGCAAGGGCAAGGCCATGGAGATGATCTTCCTCGGCGGCGCGGGCATGATCAAGGCCGACGAGGCCCTGCAATGGGGCCTGGTGAACCACGTTGTTCCGCAGGACCAACTGCTCGCCAAGTCCAACGAGCTCGCAGCGACCATCGCGAAGAACAGTCCCACGGCCCTAGGTGCCGCCATCCGCGCCGTGAACGCCGGCTACGAGCCCGGTGCCAACGGCCTGCAACGCGAGATCGAGGAGTTCGGTAAATGCTTCGGCACCGCGGACTTCAAGGAGGGAACGAGCGCGTTCATGGAGAAGCGGAAGGCGAATTTCACGGGGGAGTGA
- a CDS encoding type II toxin-antitoxin system ParD family antitoxin encodes MSKNTSILLGDHFEAFVARQVKSGKYTSLSGVIRASLRLFEVEETKKESLIKELKKGERSVFIAEFDGELFLKDLHRKHLGSDWN; translated from the coding sequence ATGAGCAAGAACACCTCCATCCTACTGGGCGACCACTTCGAAGCCTTTGTGGCCAGGCAAGTGAAGTCCGGCAAGTACACCTCGCTGAGCGGCGTGATCCGCGCGTCGTTGCGACTGTTCGAGGTGGAGGAAACGAAGAAGGAAAGCCTGATCAAGGAACTGAAGAAAGGAGAGCGCTCCGTCTTCATTGCGGAATTTGATGGGGAGTTGTTCCTGAAAGACCTTCACCGAAAGCACCTCGGATCGGACTGGAACTGA